A region of Cucumis melo cultivar AY chromosome 2, USDA_Cmelo_AY_1.0, whole genome shotgun sequence DNA encodes the following proteins:
- the LOC103501549 gene encoding uncharacterized protein LOC103501549 yields the protein MQGTSKVILGATLIMVVSLAIVLGLILVLLAELYCSLLLRRRRLRVAPPTTTSSNLSGDPVATATNISQSLPSAPRGDNNRSAISLSSLYAHGVLSAPRNFLFPTVPCVKDNNVDDVAEPEAKSQNSQLHRIIDIDTLESSLSPRRIGLISTPSLPSSPIISASPDVSILKACAQSKLSPAIACNDSSSNGSDHFMYISNPIYDNDAIRPSRGDNTPFETPSSSPSRLERCSSSEEDEIVASPSSTIHSLPNTPPLTPMKKLPAEACSVTLRDARSLGNSGSDSNTHNGLSSSSSGSPCTSPSW from the coding sequence ATGCAGGGAACTTCCAAGGTGATATTGGGAGCTACACTGATAATGGTGGTTAGTCTTGCCATTGTGTTAGGCCTCATTCTTGTGTTGCTTGCCGAGCTCTACTGCTCTCTCTTACTCCGGCGTCGTAGGCTTCGAGTTGCCCCACCCACCACTACTTCCTCCAACTTGTCTGGTGACCCCGTCGCAACCGCCACGAACATTTCCCAGTCTCTGCCTTCAGCTCCTCGCGGGGACAACAACCGATCAGCGATTTCTCTTAGCAGCTTGTATGCCCATGGGGTTCTTAGTGCTCCCAGAAACTTTCTTTTCCCTACTGTCCCTTGTGTAAAAGACAACAATGTTGATGATGTAGCTGAACCTGAAGCCAAGAGCCAAAACTCTCAACTTCATCGGATTATCGACATTGACACCCTTGAATCATCCCTTAGCCCTCGTCGAATCGGCCTCATTTCCACTCCATCCCTCCCATCATCGCCCATTATCTCAGCCTCACCTGATGTGTCCATTTTGAAAGCTTGTGCTCAGAGTAAACTAAGCCCTGCCATTGCTTGTAATGACAGTTCTTCCAATGGCAGTGACCATTTTATGTACATTTCAAACCCCATTTATGATAATGATGCAATCAGGCCAAGCAGAGGAGACAACACCCCATTTGAAACACCTAGTTCCTCTCCCTCAAGATTGGAAAGGTGTAGTTCTTCTGAGGAAGATGAGATTGTAGCATCTCCTTCAAGTACAATCCATTCACTCCCCAATACGCCTCCTTTAACGCCGATGAAGAAGCTCCCGGCTGAGGCTTGCTCGGTTACATTGAGAGATGCCAGGTCTCTGGGGAATTCTGGAAGTGATTCAAACACCCACAATGGTCTGTCATCTTCCTCCTCCGGCTCTCCCTGTACCTCACCTTCATGGTGA
- the LOC103501551 gene encoding uncharacterized protein LOC103501551: protein MTTSSGDDSVPVPYTLLSSNAAQQNVVVLSLYRPTPCRHRRLLRLFAFYSAAFLLLFAVAFLLFPSDPSLQLVRLKLNRVKVHLVPFVSLDLSFSVSLRVRNKNFFSLNYNFLGVSVGYRGRRLGYVSSGGGRVSARGSSYVNATLDLNGLEVVHDVLYLLADLGKGIIPFDTETEVEGSMGLFFIKIPIKARVSCEVLVNTNNQTIEHQDCYPE, encoded by the exons ATGACCACCAGCTCCGGGGACGATTCGGTCCCAGTGCCCTACACTCTTCTTTCCTCAAATGCTGCGCAACAAAACGTCGTCGTTTTATCCCTCTACCGTCCCACTCCATGCCGACACCGCCGCCTTCTCCGCCTCTTTGCCTTCTACTCTGCCGCCTTCCTCCTCCTCTTCGCCgttgcttttcttcttttcccctCCGATCCCTCCCTCCAACTCGTCCGTTTGAAACTCAATCGCGTCAAAGTCCATTTGGTGCCTTTTGTTTCCCTTGACCTTTCTTTCTCTGTTTCTCTTAGGGTTCGCAATAAGAACTTCTTCTCTCTTAATTACAATTTCCTTGGCGTTTCGGTTGGCTACCGGGGAAGACGACTTGGATACGTGAGCTCCGGAGGCGGTCGAGTTTCTGCTCGAGGTTCTTCTTATGTGAATGCCACTCTCGATTTGAATGGATTGGAGGTTGTTCATGATGTCTTGTACTTGCTTGCGGATCTGGGGAAGGGTATTATTCCCTTCGATACGGAGACCGAAGTGGAAGGATCCATGGGGCTCTTCTTTATCAAAATCCCGATTAAG GCAAGAGTGTCATGTGAGGTACTTGTGAATACAAATAACCAAACAATTGAACATCAAGATTGCTACCCTGAG TGA
- the LOC103501548 gene encoding uncharacterized protein LOC103501548: MLDGILGRGFTSKCKSLIKLTKSRIDVIRRKKKATLKFLKKDIADLLANGLDINAYGRAEGLLVELTISSCYDFVEQSCDTVLQHLPIMQKQRECPDECCEAIASLMFAAARFSDLPELRELRQIFQERFGASLEHLENQKFVENLASKPSTLEKKVQLLQDIALEFSIKWDSVGFEKRMSTPPAYAQGLPKDRGSYNAVVDKSSHAREIDPRVGKDGGVSYKENFEHANGRHRFVNPSDSTISGGKEPKFQVRQELPGHGHENREYGKEETPMKFDGRINHYGEKKGSTVSKHEARNGTVGSSPRIGRMGGSSSSEVPGDADNGLVVHNGRGRAVPEYLKSPYNIPGPPISKHEAGNGMMGSAFRTSRMGSSSSSEVLGDADDRPVVHNGQERTVPNYLKSSPYNNPGLAPPSDAGLQLKSDIKERSSGNTHTGHNGLIFKSDLKDSSFGNTHNGHGYAVLQGKVEEDKQNLKPSYNSILPPPYVKPNSRRKDHKDRSHSELSRTGHDNNCVSTDPQKPVKSEMTAPALQLEPSHPDHERQVTSPMRSSSRGGEMDHVFGARIPPDALPKPRSVRRRHHKPRSSHSIDDNAEDIRMVRKKSRSSRRRDDKRGLQLLVDEQENERDEEERIIDKLLIHYSKKPSSFEPGKMRRKPKSHLAPENGTDVAKSPLNLISSGGADGQADTVPPPARSASLPREHNLGSSEATKVFTRAASFQPDRSSAAKHVHPKLPDYDDLAARFAALRGR; encoded by the exons ATGTTGGATGGGATTCTCGGACGGGGATTTACATCCAAGTG CAAATCCTTGATTAAATTGACCAAAAGTCGGATCGATGTGATtcggaggaagaagaaagctACTCTGAaatttttgaagaaagataTTGCTGATCTACTGGCAAATGGGCTGGACATTAATGCTTATGGAAGg GCTGAGGGGCTTCTAGTTGAATTGACAATTTCGTCCTGTTATGATTTCGTAGAACAATCATGTGATACTGTGCTGCAACATCTTCCGATCATGCAAAAGCAGAG GGAATGCCCTGACGAATGTTGTGAGGCTATTGCTTCTCTAATGTTTGCCGCtgctagattttcggatttgcCAGAATTGCGTGAGCTCAGGCAAATTTTTCAAGAGAGGTTTGGAGCTTCTTTGGAACATTTGGAAAACCAAAAG TTTGTTGAGAATTTAGCTTCCAAACCTTCCACATTGGAGAAGAAAGTCCAGTTATTGCAAGACATAGCGTTGGAGTTTTCAATTAAGTGGGATTCTGTGGGTTTCGAGAAGAGAATGTCCACTCCCCCAGCCTATGCTCAG GGCCTACCTAAAGATCGAGGGTCTTACAATGCTGTGGTAGACAAAAGTTCTCATGCTAGGGAAATTGATCCAAGAGTGGGGAAGGATGGTGGTGTGTCATACAAAGAAAATTTTGAGCATGCAAATGGCAGGCACAGATTTGTCAATCCTAGCGACAGTACCATTTCAGGAGGAAAAGAACCCAAATTTCAGGTTAGGCAAGAATTACCTGGACATGGACATGAGAATAGAGAATATGGCAAAGAAGAAACACCCATGAAATTTGATGGCCGGATAAATCATTATGGAGAGAAGAAAGGTTCCACAGTTAGTAAGCACGAAGCTAGAAATGGGACAGTGGGTTCTAGCCCTAGAATTGGTAGAATGGGCGGCTCCTCTTCTAGTGAAGTACCAGGAGATGCAGATAATGGACTTGTTGTGCATAATGGCAGAGGACGGGCAGTTCCAGAATACTTGAAGTCACCTTACAATATCCCAGGTCCTCCTATTAGTAAGCATGAAGCTGGAAATGGAATGATGGGCTCTGCCTTCAGAACTAGTAGAATGGGTAGTTCTTCGTCCAGTGAAGTATTGGGGGATGCAGATGATCGACCAGTTGTGCATAATGGCCAAGAGAGGACTGTTCCAAATTACTTGAAGTCTTCACCTTACAATAATCCAGGTCTTGCTCCTCCTAGTGATGCAGGATTGCAGTTAAAAAGTGACATTAAAGAGCGATCATCTGGTAATACTCATACTGGGCATAATGGTTTGATATTTAAGAGTGATTTAAAGGACTCATCATTTGGCAATACTCATAATGGGCATGGATATGCAGTCCTACAAGGGAAGGTCGAGGAGGATAAACAGAATTTGAAACCCAGCTACAACAGTATCCTCCCTCCTCCATATGTAAAACCCAACTCTAGAAGGAAGGATCACAAGGATAGGAGCCATTCAGAACTATCACGTACAGGCCATGACAACAATTGTGTCTCAACAGATCCTCAGAAGCCTGTCAAGTCAGAAATGACTGCCCCTGCCCTCCAATTAGAACCCAGCCATCCTGACCATGAGAGGCAGGTTACTAGTCCTATGCGGTCAAGTAGTCGTGGTGGTGAGATGGATCATGTGTTTGGTGCTCGGATACCTCCTGATGCTCTGCCAAAACCAAGATCGGTACGGAGAAGGCATCATAAGCCACGTTCTAGTCATTCAATTGATGACAATGCTGAGGACATTCGAATGGTGAGAAAAAAGTCGAGAAGTAGTAGAAGAAGAGATGATAAACGAGGCTTGCAGCTGTTAGTAGACGAACAGGAGAATGAAAGGGATGAAGAAGAAAGGATAATAGACAAGCTTTTGATACATTACAGCAAGAAACCTTCATCCTTTGAACCAGGAAAGATGAGAAGGAAACCTAAAAGTCATCTTGCTCCTGAAAATGGCACTGATGTTGCCAAATCACCTTTGAATTTAATTAGCAGTGGCGGGGCTGATGGGCAGGCAGATACAGTTCCTCCACCAGCACGATCAGCTTCCCTACCTCGTGAACATAATCTGGGTTCATCAGAAGCAACCAAAGTATTTACTCGTGCTGCTTCCTTTCAACCAGACCGATCAAGTGCAGCTAAACATGTTCATCCTAAACTACCTGACTACGATGATTTGGCTGCCCGATTTGCAGCCTTGAGAGGAAGGTAA